The window GGTTCGCGCGACGCCGGCCCTCGAAGGTGAACGGCCGGGTGACCACACCGATCGTCAGGGCGCCGAGCGAGCGCGCGATGTTGGCGACGACAGGTGCGCCGCCCGTGCCGGTGCCGCCGCCCTCACCGGCGGTGACGAAGACCATGTCGGCCCCCTTGAGGACCTCCTCGATCTCCTCGCGGTGGTCCTCTGCCGCCTTGCGACCGACGGCCGGGTTGGCGCCGGCGCCGAGGCCACGGGTGAGTTCACGGCCGACGTCGAGCTTGACGTCGGCGTCGCTCATCAACAGCGCCTGGGCGTCCGTGTTGATGGCGATGAACTCGACGCCCTTGAGACCGACCTCGATCATTCGGTTGATGGCATTGACACCACCGCCGCCGACACCGATGACCTTGATGACTGCGAGGTAGTTCTGCGGTGCTGCCACGTCGAAGGCCTCTCGCCTCGAGTTACGTGTCGCCGCCTCGCGGGCCTGCGTTGCGACGACTGATGCCGAAATAGGGACGGTCCGAACACGCCGACCCGAACCCTCACCCTGAAGTTTAGGGTTAGGGGTGTGTCTGTTCCTCGGACTCTTCCGAACAGGACACTAAGTCGACAAGTAGCGCGTGTTCAACGAACACGCCGAACCTCCCGTTTTTCTTTTCACCCTATGTGATCACCCGTATCGCTGGCCAACCAGGGTGCGCCGCTGTTGGACCGGACGTCAACTCCCGGACGCAGCAGGGGCGGTGGGGACGCTCACGTCGAAGTGAACAGCCTTGGGCGCGGCTTTCAACAAAGCGTTCAAAGCACGCCCCTTCGCATCGCTCTGTTCACCGCTCCCCCACGTCACGGACCGCCCCCGGGTGAGCTCCAGGACCACCGAATCATAGGAACCCACCTTGACCTGCACGGTTTCCTTGGCGATCGACTCCGGGAGGGCGCCCGCGACGAGAACGGCCTCGTGCAGCAGCCGCTCCTCGTCGAAGCGGCGGGCGCTCGGCGATCGACCGGCGTTCAATTCGAGGACCGGAACACCCGCGGGTGCTTTCGGAACCGTGTCGAATCGCACACCCGATGCGTCCACTTCGACGAAGTTGGCGCCCTTTTTGATGAGCAGGACGGGTTTGCGTTCCGTCACTTTCAGACCGATGCCGTGCGGCCAGGCGCGCACCACGTCGACCGTGTCGATGCGGGGCAGCCTGCCGCGGACGCGGCCCTCGATCTCCTCGGTGTCGACGCTCATCAGGGGGGCGCCGACCGGGACCGCCGCGGCGCCGAGGACCTGCTCGGAGGTGAGCACGTCCATGCCGGTGGCGGCGACCTTCTCCACGCGCAGCCAGGAGGAGCCGTAGAGCACCCAGGTGCCGCCTCCCACGAGGAACACGGCGGCGGCCAGGGACGCCAGCACGGGGCCCCGGCGCAGGCGTGCACCGGGGCCCTGTGGGCGGGGTCCCTTCGCCGGCTCGGAACCCTTCGGGACCTTGGGGCCTTTGGGGCCCTTCGGTGGCCTGGGAGCGCCGCTGCCCTTGCGGGCAGACGGGCCGGACCGATCAGAAAACGGTGTCCCGCGCTGTGCGGTCGTCCCTCCGGCCACTCCTGTGCCTCCTGCGTCTGCGCTACCCGCCTCAGCGGGACCTGTGGGCCGCGATCGCCTCGTAGACCATGCCGACCAGGAGCTCGTCGGCGTCCCGGCGGCCGAACTCACCGGCGGCGCGGGACATCTCGTACAGGCGGTGCGGGTCGGACAGCACCGGGAGGATCTGGCCCAGCACCCAGTCGGGCGTCAGTTCCGCGTCGTCCACGAGCAGGCCGCCGCCGGCCTTGACCACCGGCTGGGCGTTGAGCCGCTGTTCGCCGTTGCCGATCGGCAACGGGACGTAGGCGGCGGGAAGCCCGACGGCGGAGAGTTCGGCGACGGTCATCGCGCCCGCGCGGCACAGCATCATGTCGGCGGCGGCGTACGCGAGATCCATCCGGTCCACGTACGGTACCGGCACATACGGCGGCATCCCGGGCATGTTGTCGACACGCGGCAGTTCGTTCTTCGGTCCGACGGCGTGCAGGATCTGGATCCCGGAGCGCTGGAGGGTCGGCGCGACCTGCTGGATCGTCTCGTTGAGGCGGCGGGCGCCCTGCGAGCCGCCGGAGACCAGCAGCGTGGGCAGGTTGGGGTCCAGGCCGAAGGCGGCGCGCGCCTCGGGGCGGACGGCGGCCCGGTCGAGGGTGGAGATGGAGCGGCGCAGCGGGATGCCCACGTAGCGGGCCCCGCGCAGCTTGCTGTCGGGGGTGGAGACCGCGACGGCGTGCGCGTACCGGGAGCCGATCTTGTTGGCCAGTCCGGGCCGGGCGTTGGCCTCGTGGACGATGATCGGCACCCCGAGCCGCTTGGCCGCGAGGTAGCCGGGCAGGGCCACGTAGCCGCCGAATCCGACGACGCAGTCGGCCTTGGTGCGCAGGAGGATCTCCTCCGCGGCCTTGATGGTGCCGCGCAGCCGTCCGGGGACGGTGATCAGTTCCGGGGTCGGCTTGCGGGGCAGCGGCACGGCGGGGATCAGTCCCAGCTCGTACCCGCGTTCCGGCACCAGGCGGGTCTCAAGTCCGCGCTCCGTGCCGAGGGCGGTGATGCCCACTGAAGGGTCCTGCCTGCGCAGGGCGTCCGCGAGGGCGAGCGCCGGCTCGATGTGGCCGGCGGTCCCCCCACCGGCGAGTACGACATGCACCGAAATTCACCGCTCTCCGGACGGACGCTTCTTGACGCGCCGTCTCATCGACTTCCATCTCACCCCGGTCCGCCACCAGCCGGTCTTCGGCTGTCGCATCGCGAGGGCCGCGCGCGCCGCCGGTTCCTCTCGCGCGAAGGCGATGAGCAGTCCGACCGCGAACATGGTCGGGAGCAGGGCCGACCCCCCGTAGGAGAACAGCGGGAGCGGGACTCCGGCGATCGGCAGCAGGCCGAGTACCGCACCGATGTTGATCACGGCCTGGGCCGTGATCCAGGTGGTCACACCTCCCGCGGCAAACCGTACGAAGGAATCCTCCGTGCGTCCGGCCACGCGGATACCCGCATAGCCTAGAGCCGCGAACAGGGCGAGCACCGACAGCGTCCCCGCCAGACCCAGTTCCTCCCCGGTGATGGCGAAGATGAAGTCGGTGTGGGCTTCGGGTAGTTGCCCCCATTTTTCCACACTTGCACCGAGGCCGGAACCGAACCAGCCGCCCGATGCGAGGGCGTAGATCCCGTGAACGGCCTGCCAGCAAAGGTCGTTCTTGCCCGGTTCTGTCGCACCGAGGCATTCCAGCCGGTCCATCCGGTGCGGGCTCGTCTTGATGAGCAGTGCGACGATCGCACCCGCGAAGACGAGCACCCCGACGAACATCCGGGTCGGGGCCCCGGCCAGCCAGAGCAGTCCGAACAGGATGGCGCCGAGGATCATCGCGGTGCCCATGTCCCCGCCCAGCATGATCAGCCCGAGCAGCAGGAAGGCCACCGGGACCAGCGGGACCAGCAGGTGCTTCCACTGGCTCAGCAGCCCCTTGTCGCCCTTGCGCGCCAGCAGGTCGGCGCCCCACAGGATCAGTGCCAGCTTGCCGAACTCGCTGGGCTGGAGCATGAACGGACCGCCGAGGGAGATCCAGTTCTGGTTGCCGTTGATCGAGACGCCTATCCCCGGGACCTGGACCAGGACCATCAGGAAGAGCGTGCCGGCGAGCACCGGATAGGAAAGCGCCCGGTGCAGTTTGACCGGCATCCGGGAAGCGGCCAGCAGGAGTACGCCGCCGATGAGGGCGGCGAGGAACTGCTTCTTGAAGAAGTACGCGTCGCCGAGGCCGAGCTGGAGGGCCTTGATCATCGAGGCGGAGTACACCATCACCAGACCGAGCACGGTGATGAGCAGCGAACTGCCGAAAATCAGGTAATAGGCAGTGAGCGGGCGGTCCCACGCCTTCTCCAACTGCCGCTGCGTACGGCGCAGCCGGGCCAGCGGCCCGCGCCCGGCGGGCCGCTTCGAACTCACCGCGGGGCGTTTGCGGCCCTGCGCCTTGACGGCGGACGGCCGCCGCCCCGGCAGCATCTGCTTGGCCGGCATCTGTGATCTTCCCCTCCACTCGTACGAGGCGAGCAGCCGGCCGGAGGGAACCTGTCCCGGAGCCCCCGGCCTAGGCCGTGTCCGCAGCGTTCTCGGCGGCCAGTTCGCGCACCGCGTCGGCGAATGCGTCCCCACGCTTGTTGTAGTTCGCGAACATGTCCATCGAGGCGCAGGCAGGTGCCAGCAGGACCGTGTCGCCGGGCTCGGCGAGCGCGGCGGCTTCCCGGACCGCTGCGAGCATCGCCCCAGTGTCGGTCCGGTCGAGGTCGACGACCGGGACCTCGGGCGCGTGTCGCGCCAGCGCCTCGGCGATCAGCGCCCGGTCGGCGCCGATCAGCACGGCGCCGCGCAGCCGCTTCGCGGACTTCGTGACGAGCTCGTCGAAGGTCGCGCCCTTGGCGAGACCGCCGGCGATCCAGACGACCGGCTCGAAGGCCGCGAGCGAGGCCTCGGCCGCGTGCGTGTTGGTGGCCTTGGAGTCGTCGATGTAGGTGACCGAGCCGATCTCGTCCACGTACGCGACGCGGTGGGCGTCCGGGCGGAAGTCGCGCAGCCCGTCGCGGACCGCGCGCGGCTCGACGCCGAAGGCGCGGGCCAGGGCTGCGGCGGCGAGCGCGTTGGCGATGTTGTGCGGGGCCGGCGGGTTGACGTCCTTGACCTCGGCGAGCTCCTGGGCGTTCTTCTGCCGGTTCTCCACGAAGGCCCGGTCGACGAGGATGCCGTCGACGATGCCGAGCATGGAGGGGCCGGGGGCGCCGAGGGTGAAACCGATGGCCCGGCAGCCCTCTTCGACGTCGGCCTCCACGACCAGGCCCTCGGTGGCCGGGTCGGCGACGTTGTAGACGCAGGCCACCGTGTTGCCCTCGTAGATCCGGCCCTTGTCGGCGGCGTACGCCTCCATCGAGCCGTGCCAGTCGAGGTGGTCCGGGGCCAGGTTGAGCACGGCCGCCGAGTGGACGCGCAGCGAGGGCGCCCAGTGCAGCTGGTAGCTGGAGAGTTCGACGGCGAGGACGTCGTACTCCTCCTCGCCGAGCACCACATCGATGATCGGGGTGCCGATGTTGCCGACGGCTGCGGTGCGCAGGCCCGCTGCCCTCAGGATCGACGCCAGCATCTGCGTGGTCGTGGTCTTGCCGTTGGTGCCGGTGATGGCGAGCCAGGGCGCAGCGGCCCTCGGGGCTCCGCCGGCCGCGGCGGCCCGGCGCTCCTGGCCGACCTCGCGCAGCAGCCAGGCGATCTCGACGTCGCCGACCACGTCCACACCGGCCGCGGCGGCGGCCTCGAACAGGGGGCTGTCGGGCTTCCAGCCGGGCGAGGTGACGACCAGCTCGGTGCCCTCGGGCAGGGTTTCGGCGTCCCCGAGGCGCACGCTGATGCCCAGCTCGCCCAGTTCGGCGGCGCGGGCCCGGTGGCCCTCGCTGTCGCCGCCGTCGACGACGGTCACCGATGCGCCGAGGCCGGCCAGGGCGCGGGCGGCACTGATGCCGCTCACGCCGAGACCGGCGACGGTGATGTTCTTGTCCTGCCAGGACGTCACTTGTCGGCTGCCCATCCCGCGTAGAAGAGACCGAGACCCACGATCACGCACATGCCCTGGATGATCCAGAAGCGGACGACGACGAGGACCTCGGACCAGCCCTTGAGTTCGAAGTGGTGCTGCAGCGGTGCCATCCGGAAGACGCGCTTGCCGGTCATCTTGAAGGAACCGACCTGGATGACGACCGACATCGTGATGAGCACGAACAGGCCGCCGAGGAGCGCCATCAGGAACTCCGTGCGGGAGCAGATGGCGAGGCCCGCGAGTGCGCCGCCGAGGGCGAGCGAGCCGGTGTCACCCATGAAGATCTTGGCGGGCGAGGTGTTCCACCACAGGAAGCCGAAGCAGGCGCCCATGAGGGCGGAGGCGACCACGGCGAGGTCGAGGGGATCTCGTACCTCGAAGCAGGCGTTCGGGTTCGTGAGGTCGGCGGCGAAGGCGCAGGACTCCTGGAACTGCCAGACGCCGATGAAGGTGTAGGCGCCGAAGACCATCACGGCGGCGCCGGTCGCGAGACCGTCCAGGCCGTCGGTGAGGTTCACGCCGTTGGACATCGCCAGGATCATGAACAGCGCCCAGACCACGAACAGCACCGGTCCGATCGACCAGCCGAAGTCCGTGACGAAGGACAGCCTGGTGGAGGCCGGGGTGAGCCCGCGCGAGTCCTTGAACTGGAGGGCCAGCACCGCGAAGGCGATGCCGACGATCAGCTGGCCGGACATCTTCGCCTTGGCCCTCAGACCCAGCGAACGCCTCTTGACGATCTTGATGTAGTCGTCCAGGTACCCGACGAGGCCCATGCCCGCCATCAGGAACAGCACGAGCAGGCCCGAGAAGCTCGGTTCGCTGCCGGTGAGGATCTTCGTCAGGGCGTACGCGATGAGCGTCGCCAGGATGAAGGAGATACCGCCCATGGTGGGCGTGCCCTTCTTCCCGGCGTGGCCGCGGGGGCCGTCGTCGCGGATGAACTGGCCGTAGCCCTTGCGGGCCAGCAGCTTGATCAGCAGCGGGGTGCCGACGACGGTGAGGAACATGCCGATGACGCCGGCGAACAGAATCTGCCTCATCGGTCGGCGACCTCGCCCTCGACAGTGCTGTCGAGAAGGCCCTGGGCCACCCGCTCCAGACCGGCCGACCTGGAAGCCTTCACCAGCACGACGTCACCCGGGCGCAGTTCACTGCGCAACAGGTCGACAGCCGCCTGCGCGTCGGACACGTGCACCGACTCCTCACCCCACGAACCCTCGTTATATGCGCCCAGTTGCAGCCAGGATGCTTCCCTGCCCCCGACTGCGACGAGCTTGCTCACGTTGAGCCGGACGACAAGACGTCCGACCGCGTCGTGCTCGGCGAGAGCGTCGTCTCCGAGCTCGGCCATCGGGCCGAGCACCGCCCACGTGCGCCCCCCGTTCGCCCTGCCGGCACCGCCCATCGCGGCAAGCGCGCGCAGTGCGGCCCGCATGGACTCGGGGTTCGCGTTGTAGGCGTCGTTGACGATCGTCACACCGTCCGCCCGCTCGGTGACCTCCATCCGCCACCGGGACAGCGTGCCCGCCCCGGAGAGCGCCGTGGCGATCTCCTGTGCGGACATGCCCAGGACATGAGCGACGGCGGCCGCGGCGAGCGCGTTCGACACGTGGTGCTCACCGTACAGCCGCAAGGTCACGTCACTGCACCCGGTCGGTGTGTGCAGTGTGAAGGAAGCCTGCCCCCTGTCCGTCATGCGGACTTCGGTGGCCCGGATTTCGGCGTCCTCGGCCTCTCCGAAGAGGACCGTACGGGCCTTCGTGCGCGCGGCCATCTCGCGAACCAGCAGGTCATCGGCGTTGAGGACGGCGACGCCGCCCTCCGCCTCGGCCGGCAGGGCCTCGACGAGCTCCCCCTTGGCCTGCGCGATCTGCTCGCGGCCGCCGAACTCGCCGATGTGGGCGGTGCCGACGTTGAGGACCAGACCGATGCGCGGGGGCGTCAGTCCGGTGAGGTAGCGGATGTGGCCGATGCCGCGGGCGCCCATCTCCAGGACCAGGTGCTGGGTGTCCTCGGTGACGCGCAGCGTCGTGATCGGCAGGCCGATCTCGTTGTTGAGGTTCCCGGGGGTCCACACGGTCGGCGCGTGGTGCTGCAGCACCTGCGCGATCAGGTCCTTGGTGGAGGTCTTGCCGGCGGACCCGGTGAGGGCCACGACGTCGGTTCCCAGGCGGGTGACCACGGCCCGGGCGAGTGCTCCGAGGGCGGCCACCACATCGGGGACGACGATGGCCGGCACGCCGACGGGCCGGGTCGCGAGGACGCCCACGGCGCCGGCGGACACCGCGCGTTCGGCATAGTCGTGGCCGTCGACCCGCTCGCCGACGAAGGCGGCGAACAGGCTGCCGGCCCGGACCTCACGGGAGTCGTAGACCACGGGACCGGTGACCTGGACGGACGTATCCGGTATGTCATGGGGCCGCCCGCCGGTGATGTCGGCGATCTCGGCCAGGGAAAGGGCGATCACTGGTTCACCTCGGCCTGTCGGACCTGGGTCGTTCGGTCGAGCACGGCCTGGTGCTCGATCGCGGCACGGAGCACCGTGCGGTCGTCGAAGGGACGTACGACACCGGCGGTGTCCTGGCCCTGCTCGTGGCCCTTGCCGGCCACCAGCACGGTGTCGCCGGGCCGGGCGCGGGCGACGGCTGCGGCGATGGCCTCGGCCCGGTCGGCGTCGACCAGGACCGTGCCCCGCTCCGCGGCCGGTACGGACACGGCACCCTCGAACATCGCGGCGAGGATCGCGAGAGGGTCCTCGGAGCGCGGGTTGTCCGAGGTCAGGACGGCCACGTCGGCGTACCGGGCGGCCGCGGCGCCCATCGGGCCGCGCTTGGTGGTGTCACGGTCGCCGCCGCAGCCGAGCACGATGTGCAGCTTGCCCTCGGTGACCTCGCGCAGCGCGCGCAGCACCGATTCCACGGCGTCCGTCTTGTGCGCGTAGTCGACGACGGCGAGGTACGGCTGTCCCGCGTCCACCCGCTCCAGCCGGCCGGGGACCCCGGGGACCGCGGCGACGCCGTCGGCGGCGGTCTGCGGGTCGAGGCCGGCGGCGGCGAGCGTGACGATCGCGGCGACGGTGTTGGCGACGTTGAACGGGCCGGGCAGCGGCGCGGTGGCCCGTACGCGCTGTCCGTCGGGGCCCAGCAGGGTCAGGGTGGAGCTCGCCGGTCCGAAGACCACGTCCTCGGCACGCCAGTCGGCGGCCGGGTCGCCCGCGGCGGAGAAGGTGACGACCGGGATCGTCGCCTCCTTGGCCAGGCGGCGGCCGTACTCGTCGTCGAGGTTGAGCACGCCCAGGCGGGCCCGGCGGGCGGTGAACAGCCCCGCCTTGGCCTGGAAGTAGTCCTCCATGTCGGAGTGGAACTCCATGTGCTCCGGGCTCAGGTTGTTGAAGACGGCGACGTCGAAGACGCAGCCGTCGACCCGGCCGAGCACGAGCGCGTGGCTGGAGACCTCCATGGCCACGGCCTCGACCCCGCGTTCGCGCATGACCGCGAAGAGGGCCTGGAGGTCGGTGGCCTCGGGGGTGGTCCGCTCGGACTTGATGCGCTCGTCCCCGATGCGCATCTCCACGGTGCCGACCAGTCCGGTGCTGCGGCCCGCCGCGCGCAGGCCGCCCTCGACGAGGTACGCCGTGGTGGTCTTGCCGGAGGTACCGGTGATGCCGATCTGGAGGAGGTCCTCGCCGGGGCGTCCGTAGATCTCGGCGGCCAGCTCTCCCATCCGGCCGCGCGGATCGTCGACGGTCAGGACCGGCAGGCCGGTCGCCGCGGCGCGCTCCGACCCCGCGGGGTCGGTCAGCACGGCGACGGCGCCGAGGCCGGCCGCCTGGGCGGCGAAGTCGGCGCCGTGCGTCCTGGCTCCCGGCAGAGCCGCGTACAGGTCACCGGGGCGCACCGCACGGGAGTCGTGCGTGATGCCGGTGATCTGCGCGGCGCCGGGGGCCGGGATGCCCAGCAGGGCGGCCAGCTCGCCCAGCGGGCTCGGGCTGGCGGACGCGGGCCGGGGCGCTCCCGGCGGCGTTGCCGGGGCTTTCTGGGCGGTTCTGGGCTGATCAGCGTGGGGCACGGCGGTGAGCGTACCGGGCGCGGCGGGCCGCCCGCGAAGTGAGGGCCCGGCCTCGGCTTCGCCGGTCGTACGGTTCCCGGGTTTCGGGGTGATCGTTGTCACGGATGGTGCCTCACGCTTTTCTGGCGGGCCGGCCGGGCTGTGGGTCACTGACCGGGCTGCGGACTGGGCTGCGGGGCGGGCTGAGGAGCGGCGTCATAAGTGACGGGAAGCCCGGCGGGTGCGGTTCCCGTGGGGGCCACCTGGAGGGTCTTGAGCGCGAACTCCATGACCTTCTTGTAGATGGGGCCGCAGATCTGGCCGCCGAAGTAGCTGCCCTTCGTGGGGTTCTGGATGGCGCAGTAGACGGTGATGCGCGGGTTGTCCGCAGGTGCGAATCCGGCGAACGAGGCGGTGTAGCCCTTGTAGCGGCCGGTGGCCGGATCCACCCGGTTGGAGGTGCCGGTCTTGCCGCCGACCCGGTAGCCGGGGATACGGGCCTTGGTACCGGTGCCCTCCTGGTCGTCGACCACGGATTCGAGCATCGCGGCGAGGGTCTTGGCGGTCTCCGCGCTGACCACGCGGGTCCGCTCGGGGGCCGGGGCCGGGGTGAAGCGGCCGTCGGGTCCCTTGGTGCGGCGCACCAGCGTCGGCTCGATGCGCACCCCGCCGTTGGCGATGGTCGAGTACACGGAGGCCGCCTGCATGGCGTTGAGGGAGAGTCCCTGGCCGAAGGGGATCGTGTACTGCTGCGAGGTCGACCAGTCCTGGGGATCGGCGAGGATGCCGCGGGACTCGCCGGGGTAGTTCAGGCCGGTGGGCCGGCCGATGCCGAACTTGGTCAGGTAGGAGTGCAGGACCTTGTTGGCCTCGGGCTGGGTGGGTCCGAGCTGGCCGGTGGCCAGGATGGTGCCGATGTTGGAGGACTTGGCGAGGACCCCGTTGAGGGTCAGGTACCAGGTCGGGTGGTCGATGTCGTCCTTGAACAGCCGGTCGCCGCGGTGCAGTCGGTTGGGGACCTCGACCCGGGTCTCCGGGGTGGCCTTCTTCTCTTCGAGCACGGCGGCCATCGACATCACCTTGGCGGTGGAGCCGGGCTCGTACACGTCCTGGAGCGCGGCGTTGCCCATGGCTGCGGAGCTGGCCCGGGTCAGGTCGTTGGGATCGAAGCCGGGGGCGTTGGCCATGGCCAGGATCTCGCCGGTGCCGGTGTCCTGGACGATGACGTAGCCGCGGTCTGCCTCGGACTTCTGGACCTGCTCGGCGATGGCGCTCTGCGCCGCCCACTGGATGTCCCGGTCGATGGTCAGCTCGATGTCGTCGCCGGGGACGGCGGGCTTGCCGTCGGAGCCGGCCGTGGGGACCTGGCGGCCGCCGGACTGGGCGTAGGTGATCTCGCCGTCCTTGCCGGACAGCTTCTTGTCGAGGGAGGACTCCAGACCGCCGCCGCCCTTGCCCTCGGCGTTGACGTAACCCAGTATCCCGGCGGCGAGGTCGCCGTTCGGGTACACGCGCTTGCTGCTGGTCTCCTTGAACACGCCGGCGAGGACGTTGGCGCCGGGGCCGTTGCCCCGCTTGTCGGCCTGCGCCTTCTCCGCGAAGACCCGCTTGAGGTCCTTGATCTGGTTCCAGACCTGCGGGGTCTGGCGCTGGGCGAGGACGACGTACCGGGAGTTCTTGGTGCTCAGCCGCTGGGCGAGCTCCTTGGCGTCCTTGCCGAGGATGGGCGCGAGGAGGGCCGCGGCCTGCTGGGGGGCGTCCGGGGCCTTGCTGTCCTGCGGGGTGAACATCTTCGGGTCGGCGGTGATGTCGTACGCATCGACGCTGGTGGCGAGTGCCACGCCCCTGCGGTCGGTGATCTCGCCGCGCTCGGCCGCCAGCTTGACGCTGGTGTAGCGGTTCTTGGAGGCCTCGGCGGAGAACGCCGAGGCGTCGACGGCCTGCACCTGGAGCAGGCGGACCACGAAGGCCAGCATGACGAGGGTCAGGCCGACGCCGACCAGGCGCAGCCGGGGCCGCGGGCTGCCGAGCCGGATCGTGTGCGGGGTGCGGGGGCCCGTCGGCCTGCGGGTCGCCGGGCGCGAGGCCGGGCGGGCGCCCGCCCTGGCCCGGTCGCCGGGCCGGGCTGCTCCTCTGGCCGGACCGGGCACCCGCCGCCGGGGCGGTTCCTGCGGGCTCACGCGGCCACCGCCGGGGCGGCGGGGCTCCGCCCCGGACCCCGCACCTCGAACGCCGGAGGGGCTGGATGGGAACGGTGGATCACGGCGTCACCTTCCGGGGGTCTGGTCGGGCTGCGGGGAACCACTGGCCGCGGGGGGCGCGGCGGAGGGCGCCGGCTGGCCCGGAGCCGGGGCCGACGCAGCGGGTGCGCCCGCGGGGCCGGCCGGCGGAGCGGCCGGGGCGGTCGGGCTCGGGGTCGGCGACGGCGGGGCCTCGGCCGGTGCGGCGCTGCCGGAGATCTTGCCGTCCGGGCCCATGAAGACCGGGCTGCCGCCGGGCACCAGGCCCAGCTCGTGCGCACGGCGCTGGAGCGCGTCGGGGGCCGAGTGGGCGTCCACGTCCCGCTGCAGCGCCTGCTCCTCGTCGGTGAGGGCGGTGGTCTCCTTCTTCAGCTTGGACAGCTGGAAGGAGCCTTCGTTGAGTGCCGAGTTCAGCAGCAGCAGGCTGATCAGGCCGCCGCCGAGCAGGGCCACGACCAGCAGGACGAACGGCATCCGGGCCGCCTGCCCCCCGGAACGCGGGCGGGCCGGGCGGCCGCCGAGCGCCCGGCCGAGGCGGGCCGCCTGCCCGCGGGTCAGCGTGGCGACCTTCCCGGCCTTGGTCACAGCCGCGCCTCCCGGATGCGTTCGACCCCGCGGAATCTCGCCGGGGCGGCCCGCCGGTTCTCGGCGATCTCCTCCTCGGTCGGCAGTTCGGCTCCGCGCGTGAGCAGTTTCAGCTTGGGCTGGTACTTCTCCGGGACCACCGGCAGGCCGGGCGGGGCCGTGGAGGTCGCGCCGGCCGCGAAGACCTGCTTGACCAGGCGGTCCTCCAGCGAGTGGTACGAGAGCACCGCGATGCGGCCGCCGACCGCGATCCGGTCCACCGCCGCCGGAATGGCCCGCTCCAGGCCCGAGAGCTCCCCGTTGACCTCGATCCGCAGCGCCTGGAAGGTTCGCTTCGCCGGGTTTCCGCCGGTCCGCTTGGCGGCCTGCGGCAGGGAGTCGCGGATCAGCTCGACCAGCCGGGCGCTGTTGGCGAAGGGCTCCTTCTCCCGCTCCCGGACGATCGCGGACACGATCCGCTTGGCCTGCTTCTCCTCGCCGTACTGGCGCAGGATCCGGACGAGCTCGCCCGGCGCGTAGCTGTTGAGGACCTCGGCGGCGCTGATGCCCGTCGTCTGGTCCATGCGCATGTCCAGCGGCGCGTCCTGGGCGTACGCGAACCCGCGGTCGGCCTCGTCCAGCTGCATGGAGGAGACGCCCAGGTCGAAGAGGATGCCCTGGACCGCCGGGATGCGCAGCCCGTCCAGGACCTCGGCGAGGTCGGCGTAGATCGCGTGGACGAGGGTGGCCCGGTCGCCGAAGGGCGCGAGCCGCTCGCCGGAGAGCCGCAGGGCCTCCTTGTCGCGGTCGAGGCCGATCAGGTGCGCCTCGGGGAACCGGGTC is drawn from Streptomyces sp. NBC_01232 and contains these coding sequences:
- a CDS encoding cell division protein FtsQ/DivIB; translated protein: MAGGTTAQRGTPFSDRSGPSARKGSGAPRPPKGPKGPKVPKGSEPAKGPRPQGPGARLRRGPVLASLAAAVFLVGGGTWVLYGSSWLRVEKVAATGMDVLTSEQVLGAAAVPVGAPLMSVDTEEIEGRVRGRLPRIDTVDVVRAWPHGIGLKVTERKPVLLIKKGANFVEVDASGVRFDTVPKAPAGVPVLELNAGRSPSARRFDEERLLHEAVLVAGALPESIAKETVQVKVGSYDSVVLELTRGRSVTWGSGEQSDAKGRALNALLKAAPKAVHFDVSVPTAPAASGS
- the murG gene encoding undecaprenyldiphospho-muramoylpentapeptide beta-N-acetylglucosaminyltransferase, which translates into the protein MHVVLAGGGTAGHIEPALALADALRRQDPSVGITALGTERGLETRLVPERGYELGLIPAVPLPRKPTPELITVPGRLRGTIKAAEEILLRTKADCVVGFGGYVALPGYLAAKRLGVPIIVHEANARPGLANKIGSRYAHAVAVSTPDSKLRGARYVGIPLRRSISTLDRAAVRPEARAAFGLDPNLPTLLVSGGSQGARRLNETIQQVAPTLQRSGIQILHAVGPKNELPRVDNMPGMPPYVPVPYVDRMDLAYAAADMMLCRAGAMTVAELSAVGLPAAYVPLPIGNGEQRLNAQPVVKAGGGLLVDDAELTPDWVLGQILPVLSDPHRLYEMSRAAGEFGRRDADELLVGMVYEAIAAHRSR
- the ftsW gene encoding putative lipid II flippase FtsW produces the protein MPAKQMLPGRRPSAVKAQGRKRPAVSSKRPAGRGPLARLRRTQRQLEKAWDRPLTAYYLIFGSSLLITVLGLVMVYSASMIKALQLGLGDAYFFKKQFLAALIGGVLLLAASRMPVKLHRALSYPVLAGTLFLMVLVQVPGIGVSINGNQNWISLGGPFMLQPSEFGKLALILWGADLLARKGDKGLLSQWKHLLVPLVPVAFLLLGLIMLGGDMGTAMILGAILFGLLWLAGAPTRMFVGVLVFAGAIVALLIKTSPHRMDRLECLGATEPGKNDLCWQAVHGIYALASGGWFGSGLGASVEKWGQLPEAHTDFIFAITGEELGLAGTLSVLALFAALGYAGIRVAGRTEDSFVRFAAGGVTTWITAQAVINIGAVLGLLPIAGVPLPLFSYGGSALLPTMFAVGLLIAFAREEPAARAALAMRQPKTGWWRTGVRWKSMRRRVKKRPSGER
- the murD gene encoding UDP-N-acetylmuramoyl-L-alanine--D-glutamate ligase, which codes for MGSRQVTSWQDKNITVAGLGVSGISAARALAGLGASVTVVDGGDSEGHRARAAELGELGISVRLGDAETLPEGTELVVTSPGWKPDSPLFEAAAAAGVDVVGDVEIAWLLREVGQERRAAAAGGAPRAAAPWLAITGTNGKTTTTQMLASILRAAGLRTAAVGNIGTPIIDVVLGEEEYDVLAVELSSYQLHWAPSLRVHSAAVLNLAPDHLDWHGSMEAYAADKGRIYEGNTVACVYNVADPATEGLVVEADVEEGCRAIGFTLGAPGPSMLGIVDGILVDRAFVENRQKNAQELAEVKDVNPPAPHNIANALAAAALARAFGVEPRAVRDGLRDFRPDAHRVAYVDEIGSVTYIDDSKATNTHAAEASLAAFEPVVWIAGGLAKGATFDELVTKSAKRLRGAVLIGADRALIAEALARHAPEVPVVDLDRTDTGAMLAAVREAAALAEPGDTVLLAPACASMDMFANYNKRGDAFADAVRELAAENAADTA
- the mraY gene encoding phospho-N-acetylmuramoyl-pentapeptide-transferase is translated as MRQILFAGVIGMFLTVVGTPLLIKLLARKGYGQFIRDDGPRGHAGKKGTPTMGGISFILATLIAYALTKILTGSEPSFSGLLVLFLMAGMGLVGYLDDYIKIVKRRSLGLRAKAKMSGQLIVGIAFAVLALQFKDSRGLTPASTRLSFVTDFGWSIGPVLFVVWALFMILAMSNGVNLTDGLDGLATGAAVMVFGAYTFIGVWQFQESCAFAADLTNPNACFEVRDPLDLAVVASALMGACFGFLWWNTSPAKIFMGDTGSLALGGALAGLAICSRTEFLMALLGGLFVLITMSVVIQVGSFKMTGKRVFRMAPLQHHFELKGWSEVLVVVRFWIIQGMCVIVGLGLFYAGWAADK